A part of Arthrobacter dokdonellae genomic DNA contains:
- a CDS encoding glycosyltransferase family 2 protein, with protein sequence MNRPSRELPVSVIVPARNAAHWLADCLASINAQHPAEIIVVDGCSTDATVEIARAAGALVLSDGGRGVPAARMMGARAASCEVLALIDADVLVPSGALESLLAEFTDGHYDGLQFALASHSDSADYWGQALAWHHNHSRVREWFCVCATLMRRELLLEFGFDERFRSGEDIELRVRLQEAGARLGVSRKTTVAHRFSGGFETARDQWVQDGAGLARTAAKHPSRAGWVVALPLLAAVRGVGLSIVHAPRYLPYWAGFLGYNYQSMFSEWLRGTRVAP encoded by the coding sequence ATGAACAGGCCCAGCCGGGAACTCCCCGTCTCCGTGATCGTCCCTGCCCGCAACGCAGCCCACTGGCTGGCGGACTGCCTGGCGAGCATCAACGCCCAACATCCGGCGGAGATCATTGTGGTGGACGGCTGCTCGACCGACGCCACGGTGGAGATTGCCCGGGCCGCCGGAGCGCTGGTGCTCTCCGACGGCGGCCGGGGCGTTCCCGCAGCCCGCATGATGGGCGCCCGGGCCGCCAGCTGCGAGGTGCTCGCCCTGATCGATGCTGACGTGCTGGTCCCCTCCGGGGCACTGGAATCCCTGCTTGCCGAGTTCACTGACGGGCATTATGACGGCCTGCAGTTCGCCTTGGCGAGCCACTCGGATTCCGCCGATTACTGGGGACAGGCCCTGGCCTGGCACCACAACCACAGCCGCGTGCGCGAGTGGTTCTGCGTGTGCGCCACGTTGATGCGCCGCGAGCTGCTTCTGGAGTTCGGCTTCGACGAAAGATTCCGCTCCGGCGAGGACATTGAGCTTCGCGTCAGGCTGCAGGAGGCGGGTGCCCGGCTGGGCGTCTCACGCAAGACCACGGTGGCACACCGTTTCAGCGGCGGCTTTGAAACCGCACGCGACCAGTGGGTGCAGGACGGCGCGGGCCTGGCCCGGACGGCCGCCAAGCACCCCTCGCGCGCCGGCTGGGTGGTGGCGCTGCCACTGCTCGCCGCCGTCCGCGGCGTGGGCCTGTCAATCGTGCACGCCCCGCGCTACCTTCCGTACTGGGCGGGATTCCTCGGCTACAACTATCAATCGATGTTCTCGGAATGGTTGCGCGGCACCAGGGTCGCCCCATGA
- a CDS encoding glycosyltransferase family 2 protein yields MPPVVLPSASVVICVYTEDRWAWLQQAISSVQAQTAAPHELIIVVDHNLPLQKRLLHEVTGAYVLENNGAKGLSGARNTGVLAATGEIIAFLDDDAVAGHDWLLRQLELYDDPAVFAVGGRIEPLWENGRPSYFPQELDWIVGCSYRGLPRVAAQVRNVIGASMSFRRTVFEEVGLFDERLGRTSSPRGCEETELCIRTAALRPGGRVVYEPASLASHHVPASRGTIGYMLARSWGEGISKAQVSGRPGARRRLGPERRYVAEVLPRAIVHSLASGEVAGLARSGTILSVLAATAAGYLVERATHPLAALYALRRSTGEMDEAS; encoded by the coding sequence ATGCCACCCGTCGTGCTCCCCTCCGCCAGCGTGGTCATTTGTGTGTACACCGAGGACCGCTGGGCCTGGCTCCAGCAGGCCATCTCCTCCGTCCAGGCGCAGACGGCCGCCCCGCACGAACTGATCATCGTCGTAGACCACAACCTTCCCCTCCAAAAGCGGCTTTTGCACGAGGTCACAGGCGCCTACGTGCTGGAGAACAACGGCGCCAAGGGGTTGTCGGGGGCCAGGAACACTGGAGTCCTCGCGGCCACGGGGGAGATCATAGCCTTCCTGGACGACGACGCCGTCGCAGGGCATGATTGGCTGCTTCGCCAGCTGGAACTCTACGACGACCCCGCCGTGTTTGCCGTGGGCGGCCGGATCGAGCCCCTGTGGGAGAACGGCCGGCCAAGCTACTTCCCGCAGGAGCTGGACTGGATTGTGGGCTGCTCCTACCGCGGCCTGCCAAGGGTCGCGGCCCAGGTCCGCAACGTGATCGGGGCCAGCATGTCCTTCCGCCGCACGGTCTTTGAGGAGGTAGGCCTTTTCGACGAACGTCTGGGCCGGACGTCGTCGCCGCGCGGCTGTGAGGAAACCGAGCTGTGCATCCGGACTGCCGCCCTGCGCCCGGGCGGGCGGGTGGTCTACGAACCGGCGTCACTGGCTTCGCACCATGTCCCGGCGTCCCGGGGCACCATTGGCTACATGCTGGCCCGCTCATGGGGCGAGGGGATCTCGAAGGCGCAGGTCTCCGGCCGGCCCGGGGCGCGGCGGCGGCTGGGCCCGGAGCGCCGGTACGTCGCCGAGGTGCTCCCGCGGGCAATAGTCCACAGCCTGGCATCCGGCGAGGTGGCCGGCCTGGCTCGCAGCGGGACAATTCTTTCCGTGCTGGCAGCAACCGCTGCCGGGTATCTGGTCGAACGGGCAACGCACCCGCTGGCCGCGCTGTACGCCCTGCGGCGCAGCACCGGCGAAATGGATGAGGCATCGTGA
- a CDS encoding glycosyltransferase family 2 protein, translating into MHRHPSVSLVIPTLNEARNLPWVLRRIPAFVDQVLIVDGRSEDDTVKVARAVRPDVEVVLEPEKGKGAAIRAGFAASTGDLIVMIDADGSMDPGEIGWYTELLSSGFDFVKGSRYLTGGTSDDLTWLRGQGNRALTGLANMACHRHFSDLCYGYVGLRRQVLPLLELASSGFEIETELAIRAALAGLRIAEVPTHELNRLSGTSNLRTFRDGWRVLHTLVKEWYEWDSPTAGARAESILRVHYHELPVEITRSPADPAALLTPAVGV; encoded by the coding sequence GTGCACAGGCATCCGTCCGTCAGCCTGGTCATCCCCACGCTCAATGAGGCACGGAACCTGCCGTGGGTGCTGCGTCGCATCCCTGCCTTCGTGGACCAGGTCCTCATTGTCGACGGCCGCTCCGAGGACGACACCGTCAAAGTGGCCCGGGCCGTCCGCCCGGACGTCGAGGTGGTCCTGGAACCTGAAAAAGGAAAAGGCGCGGCCATTCGTGCCGGGTTCGCCGCCAGCACCGGCGACCTGATCGTCATGATCGATGCGGACGGCAGCATGGACCCGGGCGAGATCGGCTGGTACACCGAACTCTTGAGCAGCGGCTTCGACTTCGTCAAGGGCTCCCGATACCTCACGGGGGGCACGTCAGACGACCTCACGTGGCTTCGCGGACAGGGAAACCGGGCCCTGACGGGCCTGGCCAACATGGCGTGCCACCGCCATTTCTCGGACCTTTGCTATGGCTACGTCGGCCTGCGCCGGCAGGTCCTGCCCCTTTTGGAACTCGCGTCGAGCGGCTTCGAAATTGAAACCGAGCTGGCAATTCGTGCGGCCCTGGCGGGGCTGCGCATCGCCGAAGTGCCCACCCACGAATTGAACAGGCTCTCCGGCACATCCAACCTGCGCACGTTCCGGGACGGCTGGCGGGTGCTGCACACCTTGGTAAAAGAGTGGTACGAATGGGATTCGCCCACGGCCGGCGCACGCGCCGAGTCAATCCTGCGGGTCCACTACCATGAGCTTCCGGTCGAGATTACCCGCTCACCCGCCGACCCGGCCGCGCTGCTCACCCCGGCAGTGGGGGTTTGA
- a CDS encoding glycoside hydrolase family 16 protein, protein MSFKHNYAQKPRHQGAAAARRGSAARKALLLTAIGVMSLTGCGLASPSNNGSAAVGSNAELAAASTPLARAKHSPKPKPTHTARPKASAAPTARPTVASPAPTVAPSASQSPTSGTAVSTATPTVASSPAPAPTSSPATAASPAAPAPAGDGTQAAVKFGWGSAVAGDEFSYTGAPDSTKWSVYNSAGHAGNGTRTPKAWSVANGMATVSGDAEGNTGGMSAKFAQQQYGRWETRMRTNARDPQYHPVLILWPNNNASSKCAEIDYAESTEATAQMKFFLHYACGGSDFQTTTSTPIDTTQWHNYAVEWTPSGITGYIDGVKTFTDTNPAHQPGVGMHQTLQLDWFPNGGATSPSQMQVDWVRVYK, encoded by the coding sequence ATGTCTTTTAAGCACAACTATGCCCAAAAACCACGCCACCAGGGCGCAGCGGCCGCCCGACGCGGCTCCGCGGCACGCAAGGCGCTGCTGCTCACGGCCATCGGTGTGATGTCCCTGACAGGCTGCGGCCTGGCTTCCCCCTCCAACAACGGCAGTGCAGCCGTTGGGTCCAACGCCGAGTTGGCCGCCGCAAGCACCCCCCTGGCCAGGGCGAAGCATTCCCCGAAGCCAAAGCCCACGCACACGGCGCGCCCGAAAGCTTCCGCCGCGCCCACGGCCCGCCCCACGGTGGCGTCCCCCGCGCCCACGGTGGCGCCGAGCGCCTCGCAGTCCCCCACGTCAGGGACGGCAGTTTCCACAGCGACGCCCACGGTGGCCTCCAGCCCTGCTCCCGCCCCCACGTCCAGTCCCGCGACGGCCGCCAGCCCGGCCGCGCCGGCCCCGGCCGGTGACGGCACACAGGCCGCGGTCAAGTTCGGGTGGGGTTCCGCTGTTGCCGGTGACGAGTTCTCCTACACGGGGGCTCCCGATTCCACCAAGTGGAGCGTATACAACAGCGCCGGCCACGCGGGCAACGGCACCCGCACCCCGAAGGCCTGGTCCGTTGCCAACGGCATGGCGACCGTCAGCGGTGACGCCGAAGGCAACACAGGAGGCATGTCGGCGAAATTTGCCCAACAGCAGTACGGCCGGTGGGAAACCCGGATGCGGACCAACGCCCGGGACCCGCAGTACCACCCGGTGCTAATTCTCTGGCCCAACAACAACGCCTCGTCCAAGTGCGCGGAAATTGACTACGCGGAAAGCACCGAGGCGACGGCGCAGATGAAGTTCTTCCTCCACTACGCCTGCGGCGGCTCCGACTTCCAGACCACCACGTCGACGCCGATCGACACCACCCAGTGGCACAACTACGCCGTGGAGTGGACCCCGTCCGGAATCACCGGCTACATCGATGGCGTAAAGACCTTCACCGACACCAACCCTGCCCACCAGCCTGGCGTCGGCATGCACCAGACCCTTCAGCTGGATTGGTTCCCGAACGGCGGGGCCACCAGCCCGTCCCAAATGCAGGTTGACTGGGTGCGCGTCTACAAGTAG
- a CDS encoding DUF2505 domain-containing protein, translated as MALTAATTLSATAQRVTDVFADEEFVKHVSFTVGGELKSFEINGATTGAFTTKTVRTLPTTRMPEIARKVVGATLTVTQLEEWGAPAADGSRSNNIKLTVAGAPLDVTAVQKLTASGDSTLVELSGEVKSAIPFLGAKIASAAEPVIGKALNLQATLAQEWLTEHP; from the coding sequence ATGGCGCTGACCGCCGCAACCACCCTGTCCGCCACCGCCCAGCGCGTCACCGACGTGTTTGCCGACGAGGAGTTCGTCAAGCACGTGAGTTTCACGGTGGGCGGGGAGTTGAAGTCTTTTGAGATCAACGGCGCCACCACGGGCGCCTTCACCACCAAGACGGTGCGCACGCTGCCCACCACGCGCATGCCGGAGATCGCCCGGAAGGTGGTCGGCGCCACCCTGACGGTCACCCAGCTCGAGGAGTGGGGCGCCCCGGCCGCGGACGGTTCCCGCAGCAACAACATCAAGCTGACCGTGGCCGGCGCCCCGCTGGACGTCACGGCCGTGCAGAAGCTCACGGCTTCCGGCGATTCGACCCTCGTGGAACTCAGCGGCGAAGTGAAGTCGGCCATCCCGTTCCTGGGCGCCAAGATCGCCTCCGCCGCCGAGCCCGTCATCGGCAAGGCCCTGAACCTGCAGGCCACGCTCGCCCAGGAATGGCTGACAGAACACCCGTAG
- the mfd gene encoding transcription-repair coupling factor: MSLNGLRTALAGDPLFARVRANAAADHAQRSPDLQFSAPSGLGPVLLAEVADGLAAAHALGGGPGVVLAVTATGREAEDTVAALRSFLPEGAVAEFPSWETLPHERLSPRSDTVGRRLAVLRRLAHPEYDAGEHLRVVVAPIRAVVQPVVAGLGELVPVRLTVGEEVPFTELVKRLADAAYARVDMVTHRGEFAVRGGILDVFPPTESHPIRIEFFGDEVEAMRWFSVADQRSLTSVKGDVTHPTGLYAPPCREILITPTVMGRAAKLKDSMPAAAGMLEKIAGGIAVEGMESLAPALVDGMVALTSLFPAGSVAVVLEPEKVRARAHDLESTNEEFLEAAWSTASDGGAAPLDLSSHGIDLAAASFKSLTETREAALAQGVSWWSISSLAQDEELLPDVDVINLQAREPRGYRGDVAEMMEFIGSRVRDQWRVVVATEGPGPAQRLAELFHEANIPASRVASLDKEPAPGIIEVTTADVGRGFVLDSLKLGLLTEADLLGRASAVSTRDMLKMPSKRRNAVDPLQLHAGDYVVHEQHGVGRFVELIQRKVAGAGAGGAVGLREYLVLEYAPSKRGAPGDKLFVPTDQLDQVTAYVGGDAPALSKMGGSDWAATKGRARKAVKEIAGELIRLYSARMASRGHAFGPDTPWQAELEEAFPYVETPDQLVAINEVKADMEKEVPMDRLISGDVGYGKTEIAVRAAFKAVQDGKQVAVLVPTTLLAQQHYETFNERFSGFPVRVQPLSRFQTGKEAKEIVEGVRTGAVDVVIGTHRLLSKDFAFKDLGLVIVDEEQRFGVEHKEALKKLRTNVDVLAMSATPIPRTLEMSMTGIRETSTLATPPEERHPVLTYVGGYTDKQVAAAVRRELMREGQVFYVHNRVKSIDRTAAHIQQLVPDARVAVAHGQMSESRLEQIIVDFWEKRFDVLVCTTIIETGLDISNANTLIVEQANNYGLSQLHQLRGRVGRGRERAYAYFLYPADKPLGEVALERLKAVAAHNELGAGMALAMKDLEIRGAGNLLGGEQSGHIQGVGFDLYIRLVGEAVASFRGEGEQRAAEMKIELPVNAHLPHDYVPGERLRLEAYRKLAAAASLAEIDDVVAELVDRYGELPPAAGNLIAVARFKVHARAAGLSDVALQGNFIKFAPADLPESKQMRLNRMYPGAMVKPALNAVLIPKPKTARIGGRDLADAEVLTWAQGVLEAIFEPVPATA; this comes from the coding sequence ATGAGCCTCAACGGCCTGCGCACCGCCCTCGCCGGGGATCCGCTGTTTGCCCGGGTGCGCGCCAACGCGGCCGCGGACCATGCCCAGCGCAGCCCCGACCTTCAGTTCAGCGCACCCTCGGGCCTGGGCCCCGTTCTGCTTGCGGAGGTGGCGGACGGCCTGGCCGCGGCCCATGCCCTGGGGGGGGGACCCGGCGTCGTGCTTGCCGTCACGGCCACGGGCCGCGAGGCGGAGGACACCGTGGCCGCCCTGCGCTCCTTTCTGCCGGAGGGGGCCGTGGCGGAGTTTCCGAGCTGGGAGACCCTGCCGCACGAGCGCCTCTCGCCGCGTTCGGACACCGTGGGCCGGCGCCTGGCCGTGCTGCGCCGCCTGGCGCACCCCGAGTACGACGCCGGGGAGCACCTTCGCGTCGTCGTCGCACCCATCCGGGCGGTGGTGCAGCCGGTGGTGGCCGGCTTGGGCGAACTGGTTCCCGTCCGCCTCACGGTGGGCGAGGAGGTGCCGTTCACCGAGTTGGTCAAGCGGCTGGCCGACGCGGCGTACGCGCGCGTGGACATGGTCACGCACCGCGGCGAATTTGCCGTGCGCGGCGGCATCCTGGACGTGTTCCCGCCCACCGAAAGCCACCCGATCCGCATCGAGTTCTTCGGCGACGAGGTGGAGGCGATGCGCTGGTTCTCGGTGGCCGACCAACGTTCCCTGACGTCGGTGAAGGGGGACGTCACCCACCCGACCGGGCTGTACGCCCCGCCGTGCCGGGAAATCCTCATCACGCCCACCGTCATGGGCCGCGCCGCCAAGCTCAAGGACAGCATGCCCGCCGCGGCCGGAATGCTGGAAAAGATTGCCGGCGGCATCGCCGTGGAAGGCATGGAGTCCCTGGCGCCGGCGCTGGTGGACGGCATGGTGGCCCTGACCTCGCTGTTCCCGGCCGGCTCCGTGGCCGTGGTCCTGGAGCCGGAGAAGGTCCGCGCCCGAGCCCACGACCTGGAATCCACCAACGAGGAATTCCTGGAGGCCGCCTGGTCCACCGCGTCCGACGGCGGTGCCGCGCCCCTGGACCTGTCCTCGCACGGCATCGACCTGGCGGCGGCTTCCTTCAAGTCCCTCACCGAAACCCGCGAGGCCGCGCTGGCGCAAGGGGTCAGCTGGTGGTCCATCAGCTCCCTGGCCCAGGACGAGGAGCTGCTGCCGGACGTGGACGTGATCAACCTCCAGGCCCGGGAACCGCGCGGCTACCGCGGCGACGTGGCGGAAATGATGGAGTTCATCGGATCCCGCGTCAGGGACCAGTGGCGGGTGGTGGTGGCCACCGAGGGTCCGGGACCCGCCCAGCGCCTGGCCGAGCTGTTCCACGAAGCCAACATTCCGGCGTCGCGCGTGGCATCCCTGGACAAGGAACCGGCGCCCGGGATCATCGAGGTGACCACGGCGGACGTGGGCCGCGGCTTTGTGCTCGACTCGCTGAAGCTGGGGCTGCTGACGGAGGCGGACCTGCTGGGCCGGGCCTCCGCCGTCTCGACCCGGGACATGCTCAAGATGCCCTCCAAGCGCAGGAACGCCGTCGACCCCCTCCAGCTGCACGCCGGCGACTACGTGGTGCACGAACAGCACGGCGTGGGCAGGTTCGTGGAGCTGATCCAGCGGAAGGTGGCGGGGGCCGGGGCCGGTGGTGCCGTGGGGCTGCGCGAATACCTGGTGCTCGAATACGCGCCGTCCAAGCGCGGCGCGCCCGGGGACAAGCTGTTTGTGCCCACCGACCAGCTCGACCAGGTGACGGCGTATGTGGGCGGGGATGCCCCGGCGCTGTCCAAGATGGGCGGCTCGGACTGGGCGGCGACCAAGGGCAGGGCGCGCAAGGCCGTCAAGGAGATTGCCGGCGAGCTCATCCGGCTGTATTCCGCGCGGATGGCCAGCCGCGGCCACGCCTTTGGCCCGGACACCCCGTGGCAGGCCGAACTGGAAGAGGCGTTCCCGTACGTGGAGACCCCGGACCAGCTGGTGGCCATCAACGAGGTCAAGGCGGACATGGAAAAGGAAGTGCCCATGGACCGGCTGATTTCCGGCGACGTGGGCTACGGCAAGACCGAGATTGCCGTGCGGGCAGCTTTCAAGGCGGTGCAGGACGGCAAACAGGTGGCCGTCCTGGTGCCCACCACGCTGCTGGCGCAGCAGCACTACGAGACGTTCAATGAACGCTTCTCCGGGTTCCCGGTCCGCGTCCAGCCGCTGTCCCGCTTCCAGACCGGCAAGGAGGCCAAGGAGATTGTCGAGGGCGTGCGCACAGGCGCGGTGGACGTGGTGATCGGCACGCACCGGCTGCTCTCTAAGGACTTCGCGTTCAAGGACCTGGGCCTGGTGATTGTCGACGAGGAGCAGCGCTTTGGCGTGGAGCACAAGGAGGCGCTGAAGAAGTTGCGCACCAACGTGGACGTGCTGGCCATGAGTGCCACGCCCATCCCGCGCACGTTGGAGATGTCCATGACGGGCATCCGCGAAACCTCCACGCTGGCCACCCCGCCCGAGGAGCGCCACCCGGTGCTGACCTATGTGGGCGGGTACACCGACAAGCAGGTGGCCGCCGCCGTCCGCCGGGAGCTCATGCGCGAGGGCCAGGTGTTTTATGTTCACAATCGGGTTAAATCCATTGACCGCACGGCTGCGCACATCCAGCAGCTGGTGCCGGACGCCCGCGTGGCCGTTGCGCACGGGCAGATGAGCGAGTCCCGGCTGGAGCAGATCATTGTGGACTTCTGGGAAAAGCGCTTCGACGTGCTGGTGTGCACCACCATCATCGAGACCGGCCTGGACATCTCCAACGCCAACACGCTCATTGTTGAGCAGGCCAACAACTACGGGCTCTCCCAGCTGCACCAGCTGCGCGGGCGCGTGGGCCGCGGCCGCGAACGCGCCTACGCGTACTTCCTGTACCCGGCGGACAAGCCGCTGGGCGAAGTGGCGCTGGAACGGCTCAAGGCCGTCGCCGCGCACAACGAGCTCGGCGCCGGCATGGCACTGGCCATGAAGGACCTGGAGATCCGCGGCGCCGGCAACCTGCTGGGCGGCGAGCAGTCCGGGCACATTCAGGGCGTGGGCTTTGACCTGTACATCCGCCTGGTGGGCGAGGCCGTGGCTTCATTCCGAGGTGAGGGCGAGCAGCGGGCCGCGGAGATGAAGATCGAGCTGCCCGTCAACGCCCACCTGCCGCATGACTACGTGCCGGGGGAGCGGCTGCGCCTGGAGGCCTACCGGAAGCTGGCCGCTGCCGCGTCGCTTGCGGAGATTGACGACGTCGTGGCCGAGCTGGTGGACCGCTACGGAGAGCTGCCGCCGGCCGCCGGGAACCTCATTGCCGTGGCCCGCTTCAAGGTCCACGCCCGCGCCGCCGGGCTCTCCGACGTGGCGCTGCAGGGCAACTTCATCAAGTTCGCACCGGCGGACCTGCCGGAGTCCAAGCAGATGCGCCTGAACCGGATGTACCCCGGCGCCATGGTGAAGCCGGCCCTGAACGCCGTCCTGATCCCGAAGCCCAAGACGGCGCGCATTGGCGGCCGGGACCTGGCCGACGCCGAGGTGCTCACGTGGGCGCAGGGCGTGCTGGAGGCCATCTTCGAGCCGGTGCCCGCCACGGCCTGA
- a CDS encoding acyl-CoA thioesterase has translation MHLLIRTLIHLTLSGRRSPLSIWAASTWRTRAWPTDVDMAMHLNNGMYFSLMDLGRFDLMKRSGIWARMQELKWRPVVSAESIAFRKSVKLWQRYAIESRIIGLDAKAIYFEQRMVADGEIYARAYVAARLLSADGPVSNERVIEEFGAPPASLKLPEWLHSWRENNALPGSRRPAPHLWGR, from the coding sequence ATGCACCTGCTGATCCGAACCCTCATCCACCTCACGTTGTCGGGGCGCCGCAGCCCGCTGTCCATCTGGGCGGCCTCGACCTGGCGCACGCGCGCGTGGCCCACCGACGTCGACATGGCCATGCACCTCAACAACGGCATGTACTTCTCGCTCATGGACCTGGGCCGCTTTGACCTCATGAAGCGCAGCGGCATCTGGGCGCGCATGCAGGAACTGAAGTGGCGCCCCGTGGTCAGCGCGGAGAGCATCGCCTTTAGGAAGTCCGTGAAGCTGTGGCAGCGCTACGCCATTGAGTCCCGGATCATTGGCCTCGACGCGAAGGCAATCTACTTTGAGCAGCGCATGGTGGCCGACGGCGAAATCTACGCACGCGCGTATGTTGCCGCCCGGCTGCTCTCAGCCGATGGGCCGGTCAGCAACGAGCGCGTCATTGAGGAATTCGGGGCGCCCCCGGCCAGCCTGAAACTGCCGGAATGGCTCCATTCGTGGCGTGAAAACAACGCCCTGCCCGGCTCCCGGCGTCCCGCACCGCACCTCTGGGGAAGGTGA
- the deoC gene encoding deoxyribose-phosphate aldolase — MTPHATSTPQDATSGLAKFIDHTLLKPEASEADILRLCREAAEHHFKSVCVNPVWVKTANRALLGTGVLTCAVVGFPLGAHNTDVKVFEARGATMDGADEVDMVINIAAARALDKDSLVSDISAVAEVVHGEESILKVIIETSLLSDAEKVLACQAAVEAGADFVKTSTGFNGGGATAADVALMRQTVGPDIGVKASGGVRSLEKAQEMLNAGATRIGTSSGIAIVTGTASTEAY, encoded by the coding sequence ATGACGCCGCACGCCACATCCACACCCCAGGATGCCACCTCCGGGCTCGCCAAATTTATCGACCACACGCTGCTCAAGCCCGAAGCCTCCGAGGCGGACATCCTGCGCCTGTGCCGGGAGGCCGCGGAGCACCACTTCAAGTCAGTCTGCGTCAACCCCGTCTGGGTGAAAACCGCCAACCGCGCGCTCCTGGGCACCGGCGTGCTCACCTGCGCCGTCGTCGGCTTCCCGCTGGGCGCCCACAATACCGACGTCAAGGTGTTTGAGGCCCGCGGCGCCACCATGGACGGGGCGGACGAGGTGGACATGGTGATCAACATTGCCGCGGCCCGGGCCCTGGACAAGGACTCGCTGGTCAGCGACATTTCCGCCGTGGCCGAGGTGGTCCACGGCGAGGAGTCCATCCTGAAAGTCATCATTGAAACGTCCCTGCTCAGCGACGCCGAAAAGGTCCTGGCATGCCAGGCCGCAGTGGAGGCCGGGGCCGACTTCGTCAAGACGTCCACCGGCTTCAACGGCGGCGGCGCCACGGCGGCCGACGTCGCCCTGATGCGCCAGACCGTGGGCCCCGACATCGGCGTGAAGGCATCCGGCGGCGTCCGCTCCCTGGAAAAGGCGCAGGAAATGCTCAACGCCGGCGCCACCCGCATCGGCACCAGCTCCGGCATTGCGATCGTCACCGGGACCGCGAGCACGGAAGCATACTAA
- a CDS encoding putative sulfate exporter family transporter, translating to MLLGYQLLISDVLSLGAGMILVVVCIVGLGIGGTLVMGKWLGVGPTHRLPVACGFSLCGAAAVAAVDGVIETRERREVMTAVALVVIFGTLMIPVVPAAAALLGLGNYDAGLWAGGSIHEVAQVLAAAATVWVAGLSLAGVLIFV from the coding sequence GTGCTCCTGGGGTACCAGCTGCTCATCAGCGACGTGCTCTCCCTGGGTGCCGGGATGATCCTCGTGGTGGTGTGCATTGTGGGCCTCGGCATTGGCGGGACGCTGGTCATGGGAAAGTGGCTTGGCGTCGGCCCCACCCACCGGCTGCCCGTAGCCTGCGGCTTTTCCCTATGCGGCGCGGCGGCCGTCGCCGCCGTCGACGGCGTCATTGAAACCAGGGAACGGCGGGAGGTGATGACCGCCGTCGCCCTGGTGGTCATCTTCGGCACCTTGATGATTCCCGTGGTGCCCGCTGCCGCAGCCCTGCTGGGCCTGGGGAACTACGACGCCGGCCTGTGGGCGGGCGGTTCCATCCACGAGGTGGCCCAGGTGCTGGCCGCCGCAGCCACCGTGTGGGTGGCAGGGCTGTCGCTGGCCGGCGTGCTGATCTTTGTCTGA
- a CDS encoding helix-turn-helix domain-containing protein, with translation MRWPDLAALELFVAVTEQGSLSAGARRVGMAQPNASRAMARLEQHLGLALLDRRTGGSPPGPQAGTSCARPGPCWPPCARCRSSPARWEPSGAGACGWAPA, from the coding sequence ATGCGATGGCCCGACCTGGCCGCCCTCGAACTTTTCGTCGCCGTGACGGAACAGGGCAGCCTGAGCGCGGGCGCGCGCCGCGTCGGCATGGCCCAGCCCAACGCCAGCCGTGCCATGGCCCGGCTGGAGCAGCACCTGGGGTTGGCGCTGCTGGACCGCCGGACCGGGGGATCCCCGCCCGGGCCGCAGGCGGGGACATCCTGCGCCAGGCCCGGGCCGTGCTGGCCGCCGTGCGCACGCTGCAGGAGCAGTCCGGCGCGCTGGGAACCGAGCGGCGCGGGCGCCTGCGGGTGGGCGCCAGCCTGA
- a CDS encoding type 2 periplasmic-binding domain-containing protein, giving the protein MLSDFAVRAAVERGELVEVPVAGIRLERRIRAVWKGSRVLEGPAGEFVTLAGAGYRRIR; this is encoded by the coding sequence GTGCTCAGCGACTTCGCGGTCCGCGCCGCCGTCGAGCGCGGTGAACTCGTGGAGGTTCCCGTCGCCGGCATCCGGCTGGAACGGCGCATCCGGGCCGTGTGGAAGGGATCCCGGGTCCTGGAGGGGCCGGCCGGCGAATTCGTCACCCTCGCCGGGGCCGGCTACAGGCGGATCCGGTAG